aaatttttaaatttaaaaaaaaaaattttaaatttaaaaaaattttaaaataacaattcaaaaaacatttttaacaaaaaatgaaaaaaacaactttggaaaaacaaaaataaattttgtttacctaaaaatatttaaaatttgtattttgaagtataatttggcgaagggtatataagatttggcacagccgaatatagctctcttacttgtttatattaaaactttccGGTTTGGGGGGTATTAAGTTTCCATTTTTCATCCCCTGGAtcaacgccatggatatttgactttgttgtcaattcggctggttggtcggtcttctcatacgatctcttatgttttgggttattgtaatgggtTTTCTTTCACagcattcaagcatcatttgggacatgcaaaatcgtcgttCAAGTTAtctcgtcttcaattcgtattttcCTGCTCTTGGATGAATCATGCTGCTTGAGTAACTGCCAATGAttctgcaagctcttgttgagttagacaacaatcttcatggagtaatgcctccaatttttgatcttcaaacttttttggctggcctaggcgatctttgtcttcagtgtcaaaatcaccacatctGAAGCGCACAATCCATTTATCGCTCGTTGAAACCgatagaacacattcaccataagttttggtgagcaatcggtgagatccagcggtactttttttaagaaGTGAAGCATAACTTCCCGCATATATCGCACAAAAATCTGACATTTTCGACgcaaaaaacaaactttgttgtttaaactataatgttcaatatctagtgagaataaatgacagatatatacccttcaaaatgacatataagttattaaaaacaaaaacctcgttcaaaagatacgccatctattgtaaatcccggatttttaagtcatatacccaatatttttataccaaacttgataccatttttaataaTGTTAACAAACTAAGTCACTATTGTATACTATATTTCGCCAGATActctataataaatatttattttgtatgggagggGTTACGCTCACTTAAAATTTGCCTATTGTTCCTAACAGTTAACCACCATGACGGTGGTAAAATTTTGCTCCGGTTTAGCTGACATTTGCAAGCTTAGATTTTGTATGAATCATTTCACGAGAGAACAATGCATTTtctttttacacattttaatttttatggttattaattgtcaaaatgtttgcatttcGGTTTCGGAGAACCCTCATCTACATTGCTGAATAACAGATAAATTGACAACTTGTAACTCAGTTatgtgtggattttgggctggtgGCATCATTACAAAATAGGCTGGTCTAGCAGTGACTATTATTGGTGCTCAATACTGCTACTTAATTGGATGATATTGATAGTTTCATGTGGTTTTAGCAAGTCAGTGTCAAATATTATTATCATTTGAAGTGCAAAGGTCTATGTGAACAAGTCCACAATCAACATTGTATTAAGGAAGGAAATTCATCGCTATTACATCAATAATATTCAAcaatatttatagatattttcgATAATactgtgttttctatttaattgaaatcttgCACAAATTTCGAAATACcctttataaaatacataataaagttaaaacatttataccTTTAAATCCTCGTATACTGTATAATTTCAAAATCCCCAAGgcaaacataatttattttaaattatattaaaactaattgaatGTTATGCctcttacttttatttttattttaagttttcttttgttgcaattattaaaaaagaaataagcaAAACTTTTATCAACTCCCGGCAGACtttcacaaaaataaactttattaaagCTAATGAAGTTTCTTTCATTATAAATATTGCATTCAAcatgttaataaataatttacaagCTGTTAAGTCAGTATATCTTGCAGACAAAATCTGAGTTTgtgtaattgttaaaaaatttattcatcattcctttttataccccaaaccaccatagtggggagggtatattgggatagtgctgatgtttgtaacatgcttaaatattgtcccaacttaaagtataccaatctgctcaggatcactttctgagtcgatttagcgatgtccgtccatctgtccgtccatgtaaaccttgtaatcaatctacaggtcgcaatttgaaagctaattcgataaaatttggtacaagctcttctattaccccaaggacgaagcctattgaatttagtaataatcggtccattatttctcttaGCCATACGAATGCTCTCATAAATtccttagttatatagatatccaaaacaaattctgcaaaaataagttttatataaatcaaactcgcctcaccaaattttgtgatgatcggtccacaattagtcatagctaccatgtaggcccacttccgaaaatctctttaactagcataaatctcttaaaaatattggtgttcttataaaactcaacacaaataatttatatatatacaaaagtcatgtcactaaatgttattacgatcggtccataattagtcatagctcctgtCGTGTGCACCCTGTGGATGTATGAAAAGAGGTTGGCAACGCGAGATGGTGACAAGTGTCAAAGTgattttgacaaataaaaaaaaataaggaaacagACTAGAAGGAtggacaaaaacaaacaaattacagGCGCCAGGCAAAGTAGATTGCTGACAATCTATTTTGCCTGGAAAAGATGAAATGTCACCGAGGTGATGAGGTAAAAGTTTACCTTGAGATCGATCTTTTTGGCTGCGGTATTGATTGAGAAGTGGTAAGGTGGCGCAccgataataaaataattaaaacaaattttgtgaaatttttgtgaataatttaattaactttatttgcattcaacaagaaaaaaaaaaaaacaagtttaaacaaaaaaaaaatttaaaattaaaattttaaaataaaaagtaaaaacataaaaactaaagcTAAAACATAAAGACTAAAgctaaaatacaaaattgttaatataaaCCTAAATAAATCAAGAGAAACTaagttaaaacaaaactaaaagctaaatctaaaaattaaaataaagctaAACTGAATATAtctagaaactaaattaaaataaaactaaaacaaaaataagaattacaaaaaaaaaagaactgaaaaagaaaacaacttaACCTAAACTAATTAAAAGCTAAGAATAAAAAGAACTAAAAATTTGAACAgataagaaaaacaataaatattaatttacctATAAAACCGCCACTTTCCGTCAGCCACATCCGCTAAATTCTTCATCTGCCACATATTACCAAGTTCATCCGCCAATCATCCGCCAATTTCAATTACCTCCTCCCAATTCTATATCCGCCATCATCCTCAAAGGCATCATCTGTCATCTTTTCCGTAAGCCATCCGCCATCCTTTTAGTCTGGTCATCCTAGTCTGTCAACATTCATCACCATCTGCAATAGCCAGCCTCATTCACCGAAGTCATCACCCACCTCTGCAATAGTCATCATCCATCACATTCATCAGCATATCATCACATCCATCAGTAACAGGTATCTGTGAATATAATATGAATACGTATACATAATTGttatatacatacttatattttttttttcttggtcaaaattagatttaaaatttatttgagttaCCTTATTAATTAATTCCGAATGAGATTGAGAAGGAATTGTAGGGTCCAAAAAAAGTGAGCTCATTTCGTAGGTCCCTTAGTTTTGTTAGGCAGTGTATTGTGCAAAAGGGTTGAATCtcaatagtaaattttaaatctattaGGATAACGatagataacaaaaaaaaagctatAAAAAGTATAGTATAACATAAGtgtttacataaatatgtatatatatatataacagAAAATTACCTGTAATTACCTGATAAATGTTGCTAAAAGATTAATATATGTACCTAttgtaaataaagtttagaatccgatcaatatgattatatcaatataattataatcaatattactatttaattaaaatctctattttcattttacttgttgaattcttatttaaaattaaactttatttgaattttattaatttatcaataaaagaaatgattaattttataacgtataaatgaaatattatgaGTGTTGTCATTTAACATgattgaataaattaaattttaagcggCGGTAAGTAGGGGAAATTTAAGTTGCAGGTATGGTTTGGGACGTCAAGAAGAGGACGTCATGGCGAGGGTCAAACCTCGAGTGGGAGGGCAATACATTTGTGTATAGGTATGACCGGTAGGGAGATGCAGCTATTACTTCGAGCCCCTATTCATATGACCAACATACAATGCTGGTATGATTTTTTGTGTTAGTGTGTGTCCATGGTCCAGGTTGCCGGCAAGAACCACCCCCATCCGGCGAGCTTCAGCCGAGCTTAACGCGGGCATACCAGCGCCGCTGGCAATCTGGCCActcattgttttgttttatttatgtttgtctTCCGTACAAACATGTTACACACCACACCACTTCACaaaatggcgcccaacgtggggcccgAAGTAGACCAATAGcctgaatttttaattttttttaactttttaattttattccaaatttGATTTGTCGCAACTGCGTATGGCCAGTTAGGTCAATGCAAAGAGTCCCTAAGCTGTAGCGACGCAGTTggacaaataatttttgagtttctttttccgttttttttattgcttttccaTAGGTGTGAATCCTTAATAGTGCATGACCAATATTGTACACACCTACGTAAGTCCCGAACGGCAGGACAACCAAGTCCGGTTCGCGTTGCGACGTATGGTGTGGGCAATATAGTCATGTAGCATTATGGATTCACCAGCCTATCCTTTCCTAACAGCTTGAGGCTCTCATAAGAGTTATAAATATAGCTAACGAAATGTAGATTTGCTCAAGTTGTGAGGAAAGGATAGCTTAACCAGCCAAAACACAAATccctataaataaatatttagtgacTTACCGTTTTGTCCACTGTGAGATGGTTAGGGTAGTCCAAATATTCCGGGATGTTAATCCAAATGTTTGCTGCACCCTAACAATCGACCAGTACTATCCCATTTTAAATCCATTCAATTtcctttcctttttttattactGCATCTCCTGAAaccagataaaaaaaaaaaaattaggtcatATTTATACACAAATCAGCAATGTAAATTGTGACATCCTTACCTGCAGGCTTTATTTTCCCGAAAAAGCCGCCCGCATATTATATCATATTTGATTtcctttatttgatttttttatttttgattattttatttgattttttttttatacatattatttgattgatatttaatttattttgaacttttatttaattatcggttttcttatttgaatttttgatctTATCccattattattttgatttttatatttttcttgaattattttgcttgaatttttattattttaattttttttatttgattattttattttttttttttgaattttttttttattttagttttgcttTTCCTTCCATGAAAaggcaaaattgtttttttatataccttttttatttttcggcAAAAGATTCTGTGTGTTTGAATTTGGTGCGAaatttgattatattttaaaaacctcttcactaaaaattatttagatataatttaaagttttcggTTTCATGGTTGTAACACGTAGTGCGAGTCGGTTACAGCAAAACAACGCCATGGCTACGACTAGTTCCACCAATACTCCTACCACCGAGTCTATCGCTACTGTTAGTAATCCCGCAGTCAGTACAATTATTACCACGGCATCCAGTATGACAAACCCAGTACTCAGCACACAAGCATCACATGATCTGTCCATCAGTTCTGAGGCAGATCAAACTGTAATTTCCCCGACGTTCTTGAGTGAGACAGCTCAGAACATACGCAGAGAAGTGAGAGAAGTTAATCAACGAGCGGAACAGGCACTACAAGTCAGAGACGTGCAAAATATTGTGAGTGCTTCTGTCGGTTTTCAACAAATACAACTGATGAAAGAAGTGGACGATAAGATACAAAAAGCACTTAATGACGTCAAACAGCTCATTTTGTCTCTGTCCGCTCAGAACCAAACACAAACGCCTACTTCTCGAGTAAATGATGATTTACCACCACTTGAGGCATCAAGAACCTCGCGGGAAGCGAACACATCCAGGTATGTGCAGCCAGAGGTATCGCATGTACAACAAAGTTATGCTCAGCCACCACCACTGATACCAGCACCAAATTGCGTACCAATTGGGCAACATGCACCCCAAGTTGTTGAAGCATATACACGCCAGACACCTGCAGTAACGcaatatcaacaacaacagtCACTTCTGCAGCAGCAAAATCCTCTGCCATGTTACCAACTACCAGCCCAGCCGTATGTCCAGCCACCACAGTTACCGCCGTCACAAGCCCAAGCTCCATACCAAGGCATACCACAATACCAAGGGTATCAAAGGTATGAGAACACCCAGCCTGGGTATCCACAGGACGCCTGGTCTGGGTCAGCAGCTCAACCaccgccacaacaaccacaaagcTACAACTTCGCAATGTCGATGCCAAGGCGGCAGGAGCCTTTAGACAAATTTAAGTTGGCCAAATGGGGAGTGAAGTTTGATGGCACAAACAAAACTATAAACGTGcaggaatttatatttagagtggGAGCGCTGAGGAGAGATTACAGCTGCACAGACAACGAACTCCTACGCAGTTTCCATATACTGCTAGAAGGTCCAGCCCTGGATTGGTACTGGGACTACCGAAAAATCGTCCATATCAATACTTGGGAAGAACTCGAGAAAGCTTTGTTGGCTCAGTACCGCAGATTTGAGCAGGAGCATGAAATTCAAATGCGCATTTTAAATCGACGGCAGCTGCCACAAGAAACCTTCGATGAGTTCTATAATGCTGTGATAAAATTGCGAAACCAGCAGCAGAATCCATATGTGGAAGAGCAGATTGTAGAGATCATGAGAGGCAATCTAAAACCATCGCTGGCGCAGATGATGTTCTCAGTGAGGTTGAAAACGTTGTCAGAATTCTGCAGAGAAGTGAGGCGGGCTGAGAACTTGTTAGCCAACCAGAGACAAATGTATCAACGGTCAGCTCAACGGGTAAACGAATTGTACTGTGTGGAAGATGAGCAGTCGTTGATAGACTTGGAGGTAGATGGTATTCGGTCGACCAGCCATTACACTTGCTGGAATTGCAAGGTCGTTGGCCATAGTTTTATGGATTGTCCCGAACCCATAACTAGGACATTTTGTTTTAGGTGTGGTAGGGAAAATGTAGTGGCACCCAAATGTCCAAAATGCCAGGGAAACCGGCCCAGGAACCCGTCTCGAACTGGGGAGGCGAGGTCCACCGACGTGTAGACCCAGTAGAAGTAGgtctacaacaacagcaacaacaacaagtgAGAACAGAAATAAGGGTTTTAAAGAATTCGAATAGGTCGGAGTTTGAGTTAAAACCGGAGCCTCGGCTTAGGGAACTCAAACCCCTACATATTCGAATTCGAGAGTATAATGAGGCCAAAAATAGAATATTCGGCAAAGTATCAAATAAGATTAAAAAGGCCCGCGAACGATACAGAATTAGGAAAAGACTGCGTAACGAGATCGCGTCAGCTTCTCTTTACGAAGGAGAAGATTCAAGGCTTTACACTAAGATAAAATTAGGCGGTCAAGAGATAGTGGGTCTTCTCGACAGTGGCGCTACCGTAACGTGTCTCGGAAAGAATTGTCTGGAGTTTATTGCCAAAACCGGTCTCGCGATAAAAGACTTCAGAACTGTTATTAAAACAGCGGATGGAACAGTCCATCCCATAGTCGGCCGAGTTAGGGCAGAAGTTTCGTTCCATAATACGGTAAATGTTATCGATTTTTATCTAGTGCCTACTTTGAATCGAGAGCTTTTCTTGGGTGTCGATTTCATGaaggtttttaaaatgtttgcctgtTTAGATAGTCTTACGACTAATGGAATTAGTCTCTGTGAAGAGGCAGAAAATACCGTAGATATTGTGACCCATAAGCTGACAGATGATCAgcaacaaaaattagatttagtCATATCGATGTTCCCCTGCTTTAGTAAGAAAGGATTAGgcaaaacaaatttagaaaagCATTCGATAGATACGCGTGATGCTAATCCAGTAAAAGATCGTCACTATCCTGTTTCTCCGGCTGTGCAAAAATTAATGTTCGCGGAGCTGGATAGGATGCTTGACCTCGGTGTGATTGAGCTTAGTGAGAGCCCATGGAGTCACCCAGTTACTCTAGTCCGCAAAGGCGAGAAGAACCGGTTATGCCTGGACGCTCGTAAGCTCAATGCACTGACCGTCAAGGATGCCTATCCATTGCCGCACATTGAAGGTTTGCTCAGTCGTTTGGGAGACACTATATACATCTCTAGTGTCGACCTGAAAGACGCGTTCTGGCAGATACCACTTGACTCATCTAGTAAGGAGAAAACCGCATTCACGGTGCCAGGACGACCACTTTACCATTTTACGGTCATGCCTTTTGGGTTGTGTAATGCTGCCCAAAGGTTATGCCGTCTAATGGATAAAGTGATCCCCGCAGCACTTCGTGATAGGGTTTTCGTCTACCTAGATGATCTTTTGATAGTGTCTCCAGAATTCGAGACACATCTGGATTTGCTGAAACGTGTATCTATTTGTTTAGCAAACGCAGGACTGACCATCAATGTGATGAAATCTAAATTTTGCTTTAAGGAATTAAAATATCTAGGGTATATAGTAGGAGGCGGCAAACTAAAACCTGATCCGGCTAAGGTGGAAACAATAACTCGTTTTGCTTATCCTAAGTCAGCAAGACAGGTGCGGAGTTTCATGGGAGCAACAGGCtggtatagaaaatttatatcaGACTATGCTACCATCGCGGCTCCAATCTTTGAAACGCTGAAGAAGGGTAAGCAATTCAAGTTTTCGGAGGAAGCTAAAGTCGCTTTTGATCGCCTCAAGGAAGCTCTGATTTCGAGTCCGCTTCTTAACCATCCTGACttcaataagcatttttacattCAGTGTGATGCGTCTGATGTAGGCATTGGGGCAGTCCTTTTTCAGAAAGATAATTCTGAGGGAGAACACCCAATTGCATACTTTTCACACAAGTTAACATCAGCGCAGAAAAATTACTCAGTGACTGAACGTGAATGCTTAGCTGTAGTCCTGGCGATTAAGAAGTTTAGGCCCTATATAGAATTGATGCCATTTACTGTCATTACGGATCACAGCAGTCTGAAATGGCTCATGAGTCATAAGGACTTAACTGGTCGTTTAGCTAGATGGAGTCTACATTTACAATCCTATGATTTTACGATTGAGCACAGGCAGGGGAAGCAAAATGTCGTACCCGATACCCTGTCGCGCTACGATATGGACGAAATCTCGCTAAACGTGCCCAAGCTCGTCGATATGAACTCGGACGCTTTTCGGTCGGAAGaatatttgaatttgataaGTACCATAGAGAAAAACTCGGAACAATTACCCGATTTAAAGGTCGTCGACGGTTTTATCTATAAACGCACCAAGCCATATACCGGAGAGCCTATTAGTGAAGATTTTGCATGGAAATTGTGGGTACCTTTAGAGCTGACTGAAGATATCGTAAAGACGAGTCATGACTCCCCACAAGCTTCTCATGGAGGCATCGGTAAGACTCTACATAGagtaaaagaatatttttattggcCAAATCAGAATGTGCATGTTAGAAATTTCGTGAGAAACTGCCAGACTTGTAAGGAAGTTAAACCTGCGAATATAACGCTTAGGCCACCAATGGGTGCCGAAACAAGAAGTGAAAGACCATTCCAGCGTATATTCATAGATTTTCTTGGTCCTTACCCGCGATCTAAAAACGGAAACGTGTACATTTTTATCGTTTTAGACCACCtcacaaaatatgttttcttgAAAGCCTTGCCGAAGGCCAACGCTAAAAacgtcataaaatttttaatttcggaGGTTTTTCACAAATACGGTACTCCGGAAACAATTGTATCCGACAACGGAAAACAGTTTGTGAGCAAAGAATTTGAGGATATGGTAAAAAACTTTGGTGTTAAACATATTCGCACAGCTATACACTCACCACAAGCGAATGCGTCAGAACGCGTGAACCAATCGATTCTCGCAGCCGTA
The nucleotide sequence above comes from Calliphora vicina chromosome 1, idCalVici1.1, whole genome shotgun sequence. Encoded proteins:
- the LOC135948845 gene encoding uncharacterized protein LOC135948845, producing the protein MATTSSTNTPTTESIATVSNPAVSTIITTASSMTNPVLSTQASHDLSISSEADQTVISPTFLSETAQNIRREVREVNQRAEQALQVRDVQNIVSASVGFQQIQLMKEVDDKIQKALNDVKQLILSLSAQNQTQTPTSRVNDDLPPLEASRTSREANTSRYVQPEVSHVQQSYAQPPPLIPAPNCVPIGQHAPQVVEAYTRQTPAVTQYQQQQSLLQQQNPLPCYQLPAQPYVQPPQLPPSQAQAPYQGIPQYQGYQRYENTQPGYPQDAWSGSAAQPPPQQPQSYNFAMSMPRRQEPLDKFKLAKWGVKFDGTNKTINVQEFIFRVGALRRDYSCTDNELLRSFHILLEGPALDWYWDYRKIVHINTWEELEKALLAQYRRFEQEHEIQMRILNRRQLPQETFDEFYNAVIKLRNQQQNPYVEEQIVEIMRGNLKPSLAQMMFSVRLKTLSEFCREVRRAENLLANQRQMYQRSAQRVNELYCVEDEQSLIDLEVDGIRSTSHYTCWNCKVVGHSFMDCPEPITRTFCFRCGRENVVAPKCPKCQGNRPRNPSRTGEARSTDV